One genomic segment of Oncorhynchus kisutch isolate 150728-3 linkage group LG15, Okis_V2, whole genome shotgun sequence includes these proteins:
- the LOC109906121 gene encoding ATP-sensitive inward rectifier potassium channel 1: protein MVVGIRKRIHDHLVERRIRRTRLVTKYGRCNIEFGNVKYGNHFAFLLDFWTTFVEFRWRFVLFFFIASFTLSWFIFGLLWFWIARNNGDLTWQNPSKGHIPCVDNVYNLITAFLFSLETQTSIGYGGRAITPFCSGAVTLIIIQYLIGNIINCFMCGVILAKISIPKKRAKTITFSEMAVICPKKDFLCLMIRVANLRKTLMIGSQIYGKLLRTTIKPDGETIIMDQVNIEFVVDAGKDNLFFVCPLTLYHVIDNTSPFFEMAVDTLHKQEFELVVFLDGTTESTNSACQVRTSFIPQEIMWGYNFLPIISRNKEGKYRVNFSNFSKVVPVATAHCAYCFHNMKGHHLHTIDGIDNGEFEVIDNLEQPNMTKM from the coding sequence ATGGTGGTTGGCATCCGGAAGCGTATCCATGACCACCTGGTGGAGCGAAGAATCCGCAGAACCCGGCTGGTGACCAAATATGGGCGCTGCAACATTGAATTCGGCAACGTGAAGTACGGCAACCATTTTGCCTTCCTCTTGGACTTCTGGACGACCTTCGTAGAGTTCCGCTGGCGCTTTGTCCTCTTCTTCTTCATCGCCTCCTTCACCCTGAGCTGGTTCATATTTGGACTGCTGTGGTTCTGGATCGCCCGGAACAACGGGGACCTGACGTGGCAGAACCCCTCGAAAGGCCACATCCCCTGTGTGGACAACGTCTACAATCTCATTACAGCATTCCTCTTCTCCCTGGAGACACAGACCAGCATCGGTTACGGTGGACGTGCCATCACCCCTTTCTGTTCTGGTGCTGTAACCCTCATCATTATCCAGTACCTCATAGGTAACATCATCAACTGCTTCATGTGTGGAGTCATCCTGGCCAAGATCTCCATCCCTAAGAAAAGGGCCAAGACCATCACATTCAGTGAGATGGCTGTCATCTGTCCTAAGAAGGACTTCCTTTGCCTCATGATAAGAGTGGCCAACTTGCGCAAGACCCTGATGATCGGGAGCCAGATCTACGGCAAGCTGTTGAGGACAACCATCAAACCCGACGGGGAGACAATCATCATGGACCAGGTGAACATTGAGTTCGTGGTGGACGCTGGGAAGGACAACCTCTTTTTTGTGTGCCCTCTCACACTCTACCATGTGATTGACAATACTAGCCCTTTCTTTGAGATGGCAGTGGACACACTCCATAAGCAAGAGTTTGAGCTGGTGGTCTTTCTGGACGGCACAACCGAGTCCACCAACTCAGCCTGCCAGGTCAGGACTTCATTCATCCCTCAGGAAATCATGTGGGGTTACAACTTCCTGCCCATCATCTCCCGCAACAAAGAGGGCAAGTACAGAGTGAACTTCTCCAACTTCTCCAAGGTGGTACCCGTGGCTACTGCACACTGTGCCTACTGCTTCCACAACATGAAGGGACACCACCTCCACACCATTGACGGAATTGACAATGGGGAATTTGAAGTGATTGATAACTTAGAACAACCTAATATGACCAAGATGTGA